The DNA sequence TCACAAATCCGGAAGCGGATGCGCGGCATCTACCCCCTTTGCAATACAACGCTGCAGCCACTAAAGAAGCATGGCAACGTACCCATGCGTTTTTAAAGGCGCATCTAGGGTAATGATTAAGCTCTTAGCGATTCATGAGGTGAAAAATCCACGGTATCGCAATCGCGCCCAAGATGCCGTGCATGCCCATCGCTAGACTGGCATAGGCACCTGCTTCAGGGCTCACACTAAAAGCCCGCGAGGCGCCAATGCCGTGGGATGCAACTCCAATGGCAAAGCCGCGCTGCCACCACGATTTCATTCCTAGTCCATCCAGTATGAAGCGTGCCAATACCGCACCCAGAATGCCAGTCACCACCGCAAATACGGCAGTGAGCGTCGGTGAAATACCTATTTGCTCAGCGATACCCATAGCGATTGGCGCGGTGACCGATTTCGAATAGAGTCCACCAACCAGTGTATGATCGGCGCCTAACGCAGTTGCAATCCCAACTGCACTCAAAATGGAAACAAGGCCACCGCAGACCAATGAAATGATCAGCGGCAGTGCGCGGCTTTGCAAATGCTGGATGCCACGGTAAATCGGAATGGCCAACGAGACCGTGGCTGAGCCAAGTAAGAAGTGGACAAACTGCGCACCCTCAAAATAAGTCCGATACGGCATTTGCAGTAACTCGATGGCAACTGAAACTAGTATCACGGCGATGGCTACCGGATTCGCAATGGGATTTTGAGCGCTGCGCTGATATAGCCACAAACCAATTTGATAGGCGGCCAATGTAATAAATAGAGCGATTAAGGGACTGCCGGAGAGGTAGACCCAGATCTCGACAATCGAAGCAGACTCACGCATCGTTTTTAGGCTCGCGGTGCATCAGCTTGAGGATGAGTGCGCTAGTGGTAATCGTAAGGACAACACTGACCACTAAAGCGCTGATCAGTGCCCAGGCATGTTATTTAAGTTGCGGCAAAAACAGAACCACCCCAACGGCTGCAGGAACAAACAGCAGGCCTAAGTACTGACTAAAGCCATCGGCGACCAAAGCCAAGGATGGATCCAGCTTGCCGCGTAGCATGAGCCACGCCAACAGCAAGACAAGGCCAATCACAGGGCCCGGCAGGGTGGTCAAGACAAACTTGGAAATCAGCTCACCTAAACCTTGAAATAAAAGAATTTGTACTAAACCAGCAATCATGTCAGTAGTGTATGTGAAGTGGATCTCTTCTGAGTAGAATTAGTGGCTGAATGCAATAAAAGATACGCTGCAATTTATTTTTACGTTCAATCCGTTTACTGTAAGGGTGTTATGAAGAAAACAATTCATGCCAATGGCATCACGATGGCCTATCAAATCGATGGGCCCGAGGCTGCTCCGGTCGTAGTCATGAGCAATAGCTTGATGTCGAGCTTAGAGATGTGGGATGACACAATCGTGGCGTTAACCGCTAATTACCGCGTTGTGCGGTATGACACCCGTGGGCATGGCCAATCGGAAGTGACTCCTGGACCCTACAGCATCGAGTTATTGGCGAATGATCTCGTCGGCCTGATGGATGCTTTGCAGATTAAGAAAGCCCATTTGGTTGGTCTATCGATGGGCGGAATGATTTGCCAGTTTGTTGGCGCTCATTTTCCTGAACGGGTTGCTTCACTCAGTTTGTGTGATACCGCCAGCGAGATGCCGCCGCGTTCGCTGTGGGAGGAGCGTTTTGCAATTGCACGGCAGCAGGGTTTAGCTGGCTTGGTCGATGGCACCATCAAGCGCTGGTTTGTAGGGGGATTTATTGCTAGCGAGCCGGCAAAAATTGAGCGGATCCGCACCATGATTTTGGGCACACCAGTCGATGGCTATATTGCCTGCGCCAGCGCCGTTCGGGATATGGCGCAGTCAACCATGCTGCTCAAAATCACAGCACCCACTATGGTGTTGGTGGGCAGACAAGATCCGGCATGCACCGTTGCTCAGGCAACCGTACTGCATCGTTTAATTCAGCACTCGAGTATGCACATCATTGACGATGCAGCCCATTTATCCAATATTGAGAAGCCAGCCCAATTCAATCTGGCCCTTAAACAATTTTTGGACTCGGTTCAATAAACTGGCTTAGTATTTCATGGCAGCACAAAAAAATAAAAGGAGACTTACTGTGACGCAATTCAAAAGAATACAAAAAAAATGGCAAGTAGGACTTATTGGCTTAGCCTTATTGGGCGCAGGCATCCATGTCCAGGCGCAGCCAGCGGCCGATAAATATCCATCCAAGACCGTCAAGATGGTTGTTCCGCTCACGCCTGGATCAGGCGCGGACATTGCCGGTCGATTGGTAGCAAAAAGTTTGTCTGAGATGTGGAAGCAGCCTGTGATTATTGAAAACCGTCCAGGTGCTGGCGGCCTGGTTGGCACTGGCGTGGTGGTCAATGCGGCGCCGGATGGTTACAGCTTATTAGTGCAATCTGCTTCGTATGCAGCCAATCCAGCAATTTATAAAAAGTTGCCCTATGACTTAAAAAGCCTGACGGATCTGAATATTCTCGGCACAACACCCTATTTATTAATTGTCGGTGCTGATAGCCCATATAAATCAATCAAAGATCTGGTGGCTGCTGCAAAAGCTAAACCAGGTGATCTGCCTTACGCTTCTGCAGGTATTGGCAGCTCTACGCACTTGGCTGCTGAGTACTTTAATCAGACTATGGGAATCAAGATGCTGCATGTGCCTTATAAGGGATCCCCAGAAGCAATTACAGAAACCATTGCAGGCAGAACAGCGTTTTACATGGCTCCATTTGAAACAGCCATGGCGCAAGTTCGTGGTGGCAAAGCGCGTGCACTGGGTATAACTAGCATGACGCGAGCATCGGTTGCACCAGAGATTCCAACCATTGCTGAGCAGGGCTATCCGAACTTTGATATTGGACTTTGGTTTGGCGTTTGGGCACCATCTGCAACGCCAGAGAAGATCAAAGTGAAGATCAACGAAGACATTAATCGCGCACTGCAAGACGTGGATATCAAAATTGCTTACGCAAAAGCAGGTATTACATCTAAGTCGATGAATTTGGAACAAACAGCCCAGTTTGTTAAGAATGAAATCGCCAAGTACACCAAGATTGCAAAAGACGCCGGTATTGAACCTCAATAAGGCGCCACTATGCCAGGCTCCAGATCGGGTGTTGCGCAGGCCCGATCTGCTTTTGCCGCCTGGGGCAACGGATTGCCATGCCCATATTTGTGGGCCGGAAAGTAGTTTTCCGTATTTCAGTGGGCGTATTTACACTCCGCCAGATGCGTTGCTCCCGGATTACTTCAATCTATTAACGCACTTGGGAGTTGAGCGCGCCGTCTTAGTCCAGCCCAGTATCTATGGCACGGATAACCGTGCCATGCTGGCCGCACTCAAGACTTTCCCAAAAAAATTGCGTGGCGTTGCAGTGGTGGACAGCACCATTGCCGATGCTGAAATTGAGGCGCTGCATCAGGCAGGTGTTCGCGGACTGCGCTGCAATATTGTTGATTTAGCCGATGCAACGGGGCAATTGCCAATGGCCATGCTCCGTTCGCTTGCACAGCGCATTGCTCCCTTTGGCTGGCATCTGGAATTCTTAATGCATGTAGATGCGTTTCCGCAGTTGCAAAAAGACTTTCATGACTTTCCGGTTGAGATTGTGATTGGTCATTTTGGTTATGTGAAGGCGGGCCTTGGTATTGCTAATGCAGGCTTTCAGAACCTGTGTGCAATGATGCGGGAGGGGCGTGCCTGGGTTAAATTCACGGGTACT is a window from the Polynucleobacter difficilis genome containing:
- a CDS encoding LrgB family protein → MRESASIVEIWVYLSGSPLIALFITLAAYQIGLWLYQRSAQNPIANPVAIAVILVSVAIELLQMPYRTYFEGAQFVHFLLGSATVSLAIPIYRGIQHLQSRALPLIISLVCGGLVSILSAVGIATALGADHTLVGGLYSKSVTAPIAMGIAEQIGISPTLTAVFAVVTGILGAVLARFILDGLGMKSWWQRGFAIGVASHGIGASRAFSVSPEAGAYASLAMGMHGILGAIAIPWIFHLMNR
- a CDS encoding CidA/LrgA family protein, coding for MIAGLVQILLFQGLGELISKFVLTTLPGPVIGLVLLLAWLMLRGKLDPSLALVADGFSQYLGLLFVPAAVGVVLFLPQLK
- the pcaD gene encoding 3-oxoadipate enol-lactonase, yielding MKKTIHANGITMAYQIDGPEAAPVVVMSNSLMSSLEMWDDTIVALTANYRVVRYDTRGHGQSEVTPGPYSIELLANDLVGLMDALQIKKAHLVGLSMGGMICQFVGAHFPERVASLSLCDTASEMPPRSLWEERFAIARQQGLAGLVDGTIKRWFVGGFIASEPAKIERIRTMILGTPVDGYIACASAVRDMAQSTMLLKITAPTMVLVGRQDPACTVAQATVLHRLIQHSSMHIIDDAAHLSNIEKPAQFNLALKQFLDSVQ
- a CDS encoding tripartite tricarboxylate transporter substrate binding protein; translated protein: MTQFKRIQKKWQVGLIGLALLGAGIHVQAQPAADKYPSKTVKMVVPLTPGSGADIAGRLVAKSLSEMWKQPVIIENRPGAGGLVGTGVVVNAAPDGYSLLVQSASYAANPAIYKKLPYDLKSLTDLNILGTTPYLLIVGADSPYKSIKDLVAAAKAKPGDLPYASAGIGSSTHLAAEYFNQTMGIKMLHVPYKGSPEAITETIAGRTAFYMAPFETAMAQVRGGKARALGITSMTRASVAPEIPTIAEQGYPNFDIGLWFGVWAPSATPEKIKVKINEDINRALQDVDIKIAYAKAGITSKSMNLEQTAQFVKNEIAKYTKIAKDAGIEPQ
- a CDS encoding amidohydrolase family protein, translated to MNLNKAPLCQAPDRVLRRPDLLLPPGATDCHAHICGPESSFPYFSGRIYTPPDALLPDYFNLLTHLGVERAVLVQPSIYGTDNRAMLAALKTFPKKLRGVAVVDSTIADAEIEALHQAGVRGLRCNIVDLADATGQLPMAMLRSLAQRIAPFGWHLEFLMHVDAFPQLQKDFHDFPVEIVIGHFGYVKAGLGIANAGFQNLCAMMREGRAWVKFTGTYRISEQAAPPYSDVNPFAEALIKANPQQIVWGTDWPHVMVKGLMPNDADLCDLLGNWIQEPALLKQILVSNPERLYDFK